A portion of the Suricata suricatta isolate VVHF042 chromosome 11, meerkat_22Aug2017_6uvM2_HiC, whole genome shotgun sequence genome contains these proteins:
- the CNGA4 gene encoding cyclic nucleotide-gated cation channel alpha-4 encodes MSQDSKVKTTESSPPAPSKARKSLPVLDPSGDYYYWWLNTMVFPVMYNLIIIVCRACFPDLQHSYLVAWLVLDYTSDLLYLLDIVVRFHTGFLDQGILVVDKGRISSRYVRTWSFLLDVASLMPTDAAYVRLGMHTPMLRLNRFLRVPRLFEAFDRTETRTAYPNAFRITKLMLYIFVVIHWNSCLYFALSRYLGFGRDAWVYPDPAQPGFERLRRQYLYSFYFSTLILTTVGDTPLPAREEEYLFMVGDFLLAVMGFATIMGSMSSVIYNMNTADAAFYPDHALVKKYMKQQHVNRRLERRVIDWYQHLRINKKMTNEVAILQHLPERLRAEVAVSVHLSTLSRVQIFQNCEASLLEELVLKLQPQTYSPGEYVCRKGDIGREMYIIREGQLAVVADDGITQYAVLGAGLYFGEISIINIKGNMSGNRRTANIKSLGYSDLFCLSKEDLREVLSEYPQAQVVMEEKGREILLKMNKLDVNAEAAEIALQEATESRLRGLDQQLDDLQTKFARLLAELESSALKIAYRIERLEWQTREWSMPEEPAEADDEGEPEEGTSKGGEGKSAQEGPPGPE; translated from the exons ATGAGCCAGGACAGCAAAGTGAAGACAACAGAGTCCAGCCCCCCGGCCCCATCTAAGGCCAG GAAGTCACTGCCTGTCCTAGACCCATCTGGAGATTACTACTACTGGTGGCTGAATACGATGGTCTTCCCAGTAATGTATAACCTCATCATCATCGTGTGCAG agcctgctttcctGACTTGCAACACAGTTATCTAGTGGCCTGGTTAGTGCTGGACTACACAAGTGACCTCCTATACCTACTGGACATCGTGGTACGCTTTCACACAG GATTCTTAGACCAGGGCATCCTGGTGGTGGACAAGGGTAGGATTTCAAGTCGCTATGTTCGCACCTGGAGCTTCTTGTTGGACGTGGCTTCCCTGATGCCCACAGATGCAGCCTACGTGCGGCTGGGCATGCACACCCCTATGCTGAGGCTGAACCGATTTCTGCGTGTGCCCCGCCTCTTCGAGGCCTTTGACCGCACAGAGACCCGCACTGCTTACCCAAATGCTTTTCGCATCACCAAACTGATgctttacatttttgttgttatccATTGGAACAGCTGCCTATACTTTGCCCTGTCCCGGTACCTGGGCTTCGGGCGTGACGCCTGGGTGTACCCTGACCCAGCGCAGCCTGGCTTTGAGCGTCTGCGACGCCAATACCTCTATAGCTTTTACTTCTCCACCCTGATCCTGACCACTGTCGGCGATACACCCCTCCCAGCACGGGAGGAGGAGTATCTCTTCATGGTGGGTGACTTCCTGCTGGCAGTCATGGGTTTTGCCACCATCATGGGTAGCATGAGCTCTGTCATCTACAATATGAACACCGCAGATGCGGCTTTCTACCCAGACCATGCGCTGGTGAAGAAGTACATGAAGCAGCAGCACGTCAACCGCCGGCTGGAGCGGCGAGTCATTGACTG GTACCAGCACCTGCGGATCAACAAGAAGATGACCAACGAGGTAGCCATCTTACAGCATTTGCCTGAGCGGTTGCGGGCCGAAGTGGCTGTGTCTGTACACCTGTCTACTCTGAGCCGGGTGCAGatcttccagaactgtgaggccAGCCTGCTGGAGGAGCTGGTGCTGAAGCTGCAGCCCCAGACGTATTCACCAGGCGAATATGTCTGCCGCAAGGGGGACATTGGCCGGGAGATGTATATCATCCGTGAGGGTCAGTTGGCCGTGGTGGCAGATGATGGCATCACACAGTACGCTGTGCTTGGTGCAGGGCTCTACTTTGGGGAGATCAGCATCATCAACATCAAAG GAAACATGTCTGGGAACCGCCGCacagccaacatcaagagtctaGGTTATTCAGACCTGTTTTGCCTGAGCAAGGAGGACCTGCGGGAAGTCCTGAGTGAGTATCCGCAGGCCCAAGTTGTCATGGAGGAAAAGGGCCGTGAGATCCTGCTCAAAATGAACAAGTTGGACGTAAATGCCGAGGCAGCCGAGATTGCCCTACAGGAAGCCACAGAGTCCCGGCTGCGAGGCCTTGACCAGCAACTCGATGATCTACAGACCAAGTTTGCTCGCCTCCTGGCTGAGCTGGAGTCCAGCGCACTCAAGATCGCTTACCGCATTGAACGGCTAGAGTGGCAGACTCGAGAGTGGTCAATGCCTGAGGAACCGGCTGAGGCTGATGATGAGGGCGAGCCTGAGGAGGGAACTTCCAAGGGTGGAGAGGGCAAGAGTGCCCAGGAGGGACCCCCAGGCCCAGAGTGA